From Phragmites australis chromosome 5, lpPhrAust1.1, whole genome shotgun sequence, a single genomic window includes:
- the LOC133917355 gene encoding probable xyloglucan endotransglucosylase/hydrolase protein 30, which produces MASAGAVTSAMVLQVLSAAVAVSGLPAINVTTMAFEEGYTPLFGQDNILRSADDRTVSLLLDRSTGSGFISSSMYQHGFFSASIKLPSDYTAGVVVAFYTSNGDVFEKRHDELDFEFLGNIRGKPWRVQTNVYGNGSVSRGREERYVLPFDPTTEFHRYSILWTTSAVAFYVDDIPVREVRRSAAMGGDFPSKPMSLYATVWDASTWATSGGRYRVNYRYGPFVASFTDLALVGCPVGPIQMVSAADTERCAAAEEALRASEPAVMTVEKQQEMRRFREHNMVYSYCYDTLRYPVPFPECDVVESERRRFKDSGHLRFALRRQQRRRGRGAGRAVNKQAADM; this is translated from the exons ATGGCGTCTGCCGGAGCCGTGACGTCGGCGATGGTGCTGCAGGTCCTGTCGGCGGCCGTGGCCGTGTCCGGGCTCCCGGCGATCAACGTGACAACGATGGCGTTCGAGGAGGGGTACACGCCTCTGTTCGGTCAGGACAATATCCTCCGCTCCGCCGACGACCGCACCGTCAGCCTCCTCCTCGACCGCTCCACCG GTTCGGGGTTCATCTCGTCGTCCATGTACCAGCACGGCTTCTTCAGCGCGTCCATCAAGCTCCCCTCCGACTACACCGCCGGCGTCGTCGTCGCCTTCTAT ACGTCCAACGGCGACGTGTTTGAGAAGCGTCACGACGAGCTGGACTTCGAGTTCCTGGGCAACATCCGGGGCAAGCCGTGGCGCGTGCAGACCAACGTGTACGGCAACGGCAGCGTCAGCCGAGGGCGCGAGGAGCGGTACGTGCTCCCCTTCGACCCCACCACCGAGTTCCACCGCTACTCCATCCTCTGGACCACCTCCGCCGTCGCCTTCTACGTCGACGACATCCCCGTCCGCGAGGTCCGCCGCTCGGCCGCCATGGGCGGCGACTTCCCCTCCAAGCCCATGTCTCTGTACGCCACCGTCTGGGACGCCTCCACCTGGGCCACCTCGGGGGGCCGGTACCGCGTCAACTACCGCTACGGGCCCTTCGTCGCGTCCTTCACCGACCTCGCGCTCGTCGGCTGCCCCGTCGGCCCCATCCAGATGGTCTCTGCCGCCGACACGGAGCGGTGCGCCGCGGCCGAGGAGGCGCTGCGGGCGTCGGAGCCGGCGGTGATGACAGTGGAGAAGCAGCAGGAGATGCGGCGGTTCAGGGAGCACAACATGGTGTACTCCTACTGCTACGACACGCTGCGGTACCCCGTGCCGTTCCCGGAATGCGACGTCGTGGAGTCGGAGCGGAGGAGGTTCAAGGACAGCGGCCACCTCCGGTTCGCGCTCCGGCGGCAgcagcgccgccgcggccggggTGCCGGAAGGGCGGTGAATAAGCAGGCGGCGGATATGTAG